One genomic segment of Bernardetia sp. includes these proteins:
- a CDS encoding ion transporter → MESSTLKEKKVIKTESPVKKIKKKKSIRFSKGRRFARNKWRMRLDRLFFKSNTIEGKVFDTALLSLIVLSLVVVMMQSVSEIDQQYGTYLLAVEMAVTGLFAIEYILRVATSHRPMRYILSFYGIIDLLAFVPAIFSWTFAGSNFFLLLRVTRIISIFKVLDMNQYTGEAQVLTQALRASRHKITVFVIFVATNVVLLGFVMFLVEGKNNPGFSSIPKSIYWAIVTLTTVGYGDIAPQSALGRGIAAVVMVLGYGVLAVPTGIVSAEIATQTTHHVDEEEFEEKEKELREELEKQNQESQEHRAESIVEECSHCGAEHHTELASFCYKCGNELI, encoded by the coding sequence ATGGAGTCTTCGACACTCAAAGAAAAAAAAGTTATCAAAACCGAATCACCAGTAAAAAAAATAAAAAAGAAAAAGTCAATTAGATTTAGTAAAGGAAGACGATTTGCACGAAATAAGTGGCGAATGCGCCTTGACCGTCTTTTTTTTAAGTCAAATACGATTGAAGGAAAAGTATTTGATACGGCTCTACTTTCTCTAATTGTTCTTAGTCTGGTAGTTGTGATGATGCAGAGCGTATCAGAAATAGACCAACAGTATGGAACATATCTTCTTGCTGTTGAGATGGCTGTTACAGGACTTTTTGCTATTGAGTATATTTTGCGAGTCGCTACCTCTCATCGTCCGATGCGCTATATTTTAAGTTTTTATGGAATCATTGATTTACTAGCCTTCGTGCCTGCTATTTTTTCTTGGACATTTGCAGGAAGTAATTTTTTCCTTCTTCTCCGTGTAACACGAATTATCAGTATTTTTAAAGTGCTAGATATGAACCAATACACAGGAGAGGCACAAGTGCTGACACAAGCTCTGCGAGCAAGTCGTCATAAGATAACCGTTTTTGTCATTTTTGTAGCTACCAATGTAGTTTTACTAGGTTTTGTGATGTTTTTAGTAGAAGGTAAAAACAACCCAGGTTTTTCTAGTATTCCAAAAAGTATTTATTGGGCAATTGTTACACTTACAACAGTTGGGTATGGAGATATTGCTCCTCAGAGTGCTTTAGGTAGAGGAATTGCTGCCGTAGTAATGGTATTGGGTTATGGAGTTCTTGCTGTACCTACTGGCATTGTATCTGCCGAAATTGCAACACAAACAACTCATCATGTAGATGAGGAGGAGTTTGAAGAGAAGGAAAAAGAATTAAGAGAAGAACTAGAAAAACAAAATCAAGAGAGTCAAGAGCATCGTGCTGAAAGTATTGTGGAGGAATGTTCACATTGTGGAGCAGA
- a CDS encoding PorP/SprF family type IX secretion system membrane protein, protein MKQLYTKRILILLLNFVLIVFGYATSNSVLAQQVPIYSQYFSHPFVQNPAWTGRSDYSSVFLTYRSQWAGFEDAPKTVLLTVDLPFYEYRSGLGFFVQQDEIKSTSRTKAMVSYGYHLLGQYENSSKLSFGIMGGLVYNQINFDDWYIRHPTDPILLNNSGKFFGFEVGFGASYTFRQNLEIGLSVPQLLNPAFSPEDETDDNIRLQNHFMLSIRGMIPAGAGEFRPMVVLRQVPNVPFQYEGGLQYMYDNTFWVSGAYRSNYAVNVGAGVNYGRFSFGYVRDFPIGDIVGAFGSTNEIMLGYKFNEIPTADYEGKRGYGRGLIRKKKYHPSRPGPLMKQYPKRPKKKKRPKAKGKYKRF, encoded by the coding sequence ATGAAACAATTATATACAAAACGTATCTTAATCCTATTACTGAACTTTGTTCTGATAGTTTTTGGTTACGCTACTTCAAATTCAGTTCTTGCACAGCAAGTGCCAATTTATAGTCAATACTTCTCACATCCTTTTGTGCAAAACCCAGCTTGGACAGGGCGTTCGGATTATAGTTCTGTTTTTCTTACCTATCGTTCTCAATGGGCTGGTTTTGAAGATGCTCCAAAAACGGTTCTCTTGACAGTAGATTTGCCTTTCTATGAGTATCGTTCTGGACTAGGTTTTTTTGTTCAGCAAGACGAAATCAAGAGTACGAGCCGAACCAAAGCAATGGTTTCTTATGGTTATCACCTACTAGGGCAATATGAAAATAGTTCAAAGCTCTCTTTCGGCATCATGGGAGGTCTTGTCTATAATCAAATCAATTTTGATGATTGGTATATTCGCCATCCCACTGACCCTATTTTACTCAATAATTCAGGTAAATTTTTTGGATTTGAAGTAGGTTTTGGAGCAAGTTATACTTTTAGACAAAATTTAGAAATTGGTCTTTCTGTTCCTCAACTGCTTAACCCAGCATTTAGTCCAGAAGATGAAACAGATGATAATATTCGCCTTCAAAATCACTTTATGCTTTCTATTCGTGGAATGATTCCAGCAGGAGCTGGAGAGTTTCGCCCAATGGTAGTTTTGAGGCAAGTACCCAATGTCCCCTTTCAATATGAAGGAGGGCTGCAATATATGTATGACAATACCTTTTGGGTAAGTGGAGCATATCGCAGCAACTATGCTGTAAATGTAGGTGCTGGAGTAAACTATGGGCGTTTTAGCTTTGGGTATGTTAGAGATTTTCCTATCGGAGACATAGTAGGGGCATTTGGAAGCACCAATGAAATTATGCTAGGATACAAATTCAATGAAATTCCGACAGCAGACTATGAAGGAAAACGTGGGTATGGGCGTGGGCTTATTCGTAAGAAAAAATACCATCCTTCTCGCCCCGGACCTTTGATGAAACAATATCCTAAACGTCCGAAGAAAAAGAAGCGACCAAAAGCAAAAGGAAAATATAAGCGATTTTAA